In Methylomonas sp. MK1, the following are encoded in one genomic region:
- a CDS encoding type I secretion system permease/ATPase codes for MPDSGQISGPADSTFDDPLLLALLSVCKLLHIPQTATALVAGLPLVENRLTPELFVRAAERAGLTSRLLRRPLEKISNLVLPAVLLLKDGNACVLLAKSGENYTVVLPETESGEKSVSAAELQASYSGSAFFVQLQHRFDGRTAESAVPKVKHWFWDVLYKSWPIYAEVLAASLLINLFALAAPLFFMNVYDRVVPNHALETLWVLTVGVLIVFGFELAMKLLRSYFIDAAGKRADIILSANIFEKLMNIRMEARPPSVGAFANNLSEFESFREFLTSATLVTLIDLPFLFLFLLIIYSVGGNLALIPLAILPLAMLIGIALQAPLKNTINAMFKFGGEKNATLVEALSNLETIKTAGAEGQLQRRWEQNVGEIARLGLKSRFYAGLTVNLTAFLQQLASVLVVVAGVYRITDGDLTTGGLVACTMLTSRALAPVGQVAALLTRYHQAVTALGSFNRMMALPVERENGKDYLHRPRFNGEIEFKHVRFSYPQQPVKALDGISFKIKAGERVGFIGRIGSGKSTLEKLMLGLYQAQEGSILIDGTDIRQIDPSDLRRQIGYVPQDISLMFGSVKDNIVLGSRYADDAAVLKAAAIAGVDQFVSKHPAGFDLQVGERGASLSGGQRQSIALARALLLSPSIFIMDEPTNAMDNSSEEAFKQRFAAQLGQQTLILVTHRMSLLSLVDRLIVMDGGHMVADGPKEHVLEALRQGQIKVAI; via the coding sequence ATGCCTGATAGCGGCCAGATATCCGGACCAGCAGATTCCACGTTTGACGATCCTCTATTGTTGGCTTTGCTATCGGTCTGCAAATTGTTACATATTCCGCAAACCGCAACGGCCTTGGTAGCCGGGCTGCCCTTGGTCGAGAATAGATTGACGCCCGAATTGTTCGTGCGCGCCGCTGAACGCGCTGGTTTGACCAGCCGCTTGTTGCGCAGACCCTTAGAGAAAATTTCCAATTTGGTATTGCCGGCAGTGTTGTTGCTGAAAGACGGTAATGCCTGCGTTTTGCTTGCCAAGAGCGGTGAAAACTATACGGTAGTGTTGCCGGAAACCGAGAGCGGCGAGAAGAGCGTTAGCGCTGCGGAGTTGCAAGCTAGTTACAGCGGTTCGGCTTTTTTCGTGCAGTTGCAGCACCGCTTTGATGGGCGCACTGCGGAATCGGCTGTGCCGAAGGTCAAACATTGGTTTTGGGATGTACTTTATAAGTCCTGGCCTATCTATGCGGAAGTGCTGGCGGCCTCGTTATTAATCAATCTGTTCGCTTTGGCCGCGCCCTTGTTTTTCATGAATGTTTATGATCGTGTGGTACCGAATCACGCGCTGGAAACGTTGTGGGTACTGACTGTAGGTGTGCTGATCGTGTTTGGTTTCGAATTGGCGATGAAGCTGCTACGAAGCTATTTTATCGATGCAGCCGGCAAACGCGCCGATATTATTTTGTCGGCGAATATTTTCGAAAAGCTAATGAATATTCGCATGGAAGCCCGGCCGCCATCGGTGGGAGCATTTGCGAACAACTTAAGCGAATTCGAATCCTTTCGCGAGTTTTTGACTTCGGCAACGCTGGTGACGTTGATAGATTTGCCGTTTTTGTTTTTGTTTTTACTCATTATTTATAGTGTCGGCGGCAATTTGGCTTTAATTCCATTGGCGATTTTACCGTTAGCAATGTTGATTGGCATCGCCTTGCAGGCGCCGTTGAAGAATACGATCAACGCCATGTTCAAATTCGGCGGCGAAAAAAATGCCACGCTGGTGGAAGCGTTGTCCAATCTGGAAACGATCAAAACGGCCGGCGCGGAAGGGCAATTGCAGCGCCGTTGGGAACAGAATGTCGGCGAAATCGCCCGGCTGGGCTTAAAGTCGCGGTTTTATGCCGGCTTGACCGTCAATTTGACCGCATTTTTGCAGCAATTGGCATCGGTGTTGGTGGTGGTGGCCGGCGTCTACCGGATTACCGATGGTGATTTGACGACAGGCGGCTTGGTGGCTTGCACCATGCTGACCTCGCGGGCCTTGGCTCCGGTCGGGCAGGTCGCGGCACTATTGACCCGTTACCATCAGGCGGTGACCGCCCTGGGGTCGTTTAACCGAATGATGGCTCTACCGGTGGAACGCGAGAACGGCAAGGACTATTTGCATAGACCGCGCTTTAACGGCGAGATTGAGTTCAAACACGTTCGCTTCAGCTATCCGCAGCAGCCGGTTAAGGCCTTGGACGGCATATCCTTTAAAATCAAGGCCGGCGAGCGCGTGGGTTTTATCGGCCGAATAGGTTCCGGCAAGAGCACGCTGGAAAAATTGATGCTGGGTTTATATCAGGCTCAAGAAGGTTCGATATTGATAGACGGCACCGATATTCGCCAAATCGATCCTTCCGATTTACGCCGGCAAATCGGCTATGTGCCGCAAGATATTTCCTTAATGTTTGGTAGCGTGAAAGACAATATTGTCTTGGGTTCGCGCTACGCCGATGATGCTGCGGTGTTAAAGGCGGCGGCGATTGCCGGCGTCGATCAGTTCGTCAGTAAACATCCCGCCGGTTTTGATTTGCAAGTGGGCGAGCGCGGCGCATCCTTGTCGGGTGGGCAACGGCAAAGTATTGCACTGGCCAGAGCCTTGTTGTTGTCGCCGTCGATTTTTATTATGGACGAGCCGACTAATGCGATGGACAACAGTAGCGAAGAAGCCTTTAAACAGCGGTTTGCCGCGCAATTGGGGCAACAGACTCTGATACTGGTCACGCATCGCATGTCGCTGCTCAGCTTGGTGGACAGGCTGATCGTGATGGACGGCGGGCATATGGTCGCAGACGGCCCCAAGGAACATGTGCTGGAAGCCTTGCGCCAAGGACAGATCAAGGTGGCTATCTAA
- a CDS encoding HlyD family type I secretion periplasmic adaptor subunit translates to MLKKIAEWRAEHRYRAEDQRFLSDVNAANLYELPLQSHLILWFAAAFVAASLVWAGFASLDEVTRGEGKTIPSSQVQVVQNLEGGIVSEILVQEGQLVDKDQVLLQLDQVRFASSFKEAKLKYYELLANTARLNAEINGTPLAIPEEVMKNAPQIADNVRQLLVSKQNEIRSNSDIFAEQVRQKEQEIIEIQSKSDQLARSYKLLQDEVKMSEPLVADGAMSQVELLRLQRAANDLKGDLNSANLAMPRLRSSLDEARNKLAEIKIRFKTEALKELNEVKAELDRISESAVALEDRVSRTRVLSPVKGTVKRIKVATVGGVIQPGMDLLEIVPLEDQLLIEAKIRPADIAFLRPGQKAVVKLSAYDFSIYGGLEASLEHISADSIPGEKKDEDSYYLIRLRTAKNYLEKGGERLEIIAGMTAEVDILTGKKTVLDYLLKPILKARDRALRER, encoded by the coding sequence ATGTTGAAAAAAATAGCCGAGTGGCGCGCCGAGCATCGGTATCGAGCCGAAGATCAGCGTTTTTTAAGCGACGTCAACGCCGCTAATCTTTACGAATTACCCTTGCAAAGTCATTTAATCCTGTGGTTTGCCGCGGCTTTTGTTGCGGCATCCTTGGTTTGGGCCGGGTTTGCCAGCTTGGATGAGGTCACGCGCGGCGAAGGTAAGACCATACCCTCCAGTCAAGTGCAGGTGGTGCAGAACCTGGAGGGCGGTATCGTTTCGGAAATATTGGTGCAAGAAGGTCAATTGGTGGACAAGGATCAGGTTTTGCTGCAACTCGATCAAGTCCGTTTTGCTTCCTCGTTTAAAGAAGCCAAGTTAAAGTATTACGAGTTGTTGGCAAATACCGCGCGTTTAAATGCCGAAATCAACGGCACGCCTTTGGCGATTCCGGAAGAGGTTATGAAGAACGCACCGCAAATCGCCGACAACGTCAGGCAATTGCTGGTTTCCAAGCAGAACGAAATAAGATCGAATAGCGACATTTTTGCCGAGCAGGTGCGGCAGAAAGAGCAGGAAATTATCGAAATTCAGTCGAAAAGCGACCAATTGGCGCGTAGCTACAAACTATTGCAGGACGAAGTAAAGATGTCCGAACCGTTGGTGGCCGATGGCGCAATGTCGCAGGTAGAATTACTACGCTTGCAGCGTGCCGCAAATGACTTGAAAGGCGACTTGAATTCCGCAAACTTGGCGATGCCGCGGCTACGTTCGTCATTGGACGAAGCGCGCAACAAATTGGCGGAGATCAAGATTCGCTTTAAAACCGAAGCGTTGAAAGAATTGAACGAAGTGAAGGCGGAACTGGATCGCATATCCGAATCTGCGGTAGCTTTGGAAGATAGAGTTAGCCGTACCAGAGTGTTGTCGCCGGTAAAAGGCACGGTAAAGCGCATCAAGGTGGCTACGGTTGGCGGCGTCATTCAACCCGGCATGGATTTGTTGGAAATCGTGCCGCTGGAAGATCAGCTGTTGATTGAAGCGAAAATTCGGCCGGCGGACATTGCTTTTCTTCGCCCTGGGCAGAAAGCTGTGGTAAAACTAAGCGCTTATGATTTTTCGATCTACGGTGGCCTGGAGGCCTCTTTGGAACATATCAGCGCCGACAGCATACCCGGCGAGAAGAAAGATGAGGACAGTTACTATTTGATTCGTTTGCGCACCGCGAAAAACTACCTGGAAAAGGGCGGCGAACGTTTGGAAATTATTGCCGGGATGACCGCGGAAGTTGATATTTTAACCGGAAAAAAAACAGTGCTTGATTACCTCTTGAAGCCGATATTGAAAGCCAGGGATAGGGCTTTAAGAGAACGATAA